CCGGTTGATGCAGGATCTCAATATCCTGTCGCTGGCAGACAAGCCGGTGCGTGGACTGGCTTATGGGCAGCAGCGGCTGGTGGAATTGGCGCTGACGCTGGCGGTGAAGCCGAAGGTTCTCATTCTCGATGAGCCGGCGGCAGGGGTACCCTCTACCGAAAGCCACTTCATCGTGGAAGCTATCAAGCGGCTTCCGCAGGATCTGTCGGTTCTCATCATCGAGCATGACATGCAACTGGTGTTCGAGGTCGCAGACCGTATCATCGTGCTGGTGAATGGCGCGATCCTGATGGAGGGCACGCCCGACGAGGTTGTCGCCAACAAGCAGGTTCGCGAACTCTACCTGGGAGCGGGCCATGTCTGACATTCTCCTCGAACTGGATGGTGTCGTCGCCGGCTATGGCGATACCCATATAATCCGCAATGTTTCGATCCGCATTCCAAAGGGCGAGCGGCTGGCGATCGTTGGGAGAAACGGCGTCGGTAAAACCACCTTGCTCTCCACGATCATGGGCCAGACACGTCAACACGCCGGAAGCATCAAACTCAGGGGGGCGGCGATCGATACGCTCGCCTCGCATCGGAGGGCGAGACTGGGGATTGGCATCGTGCCGCAGACCCGCGACATTTTCGGATCGTTGACGGTCGAGGAGAACCTGGTTGCGGGACTTCGGAATGGATCGACTCTGGAAGAGGCTTACGATCTGTTTCCTCGGCTGAAGGAGCGTCGTTCCAACGGCGGGCGCCAGCTTTCCGGAGGCGAACAGCAAATGCTGTCGATTGCCCGTGCTCTTCTGGGAA
This Rhizobium leguminosarum DNA region includes the following protein-coding sequences:
- a CDS encoding ABC transporter ATP-binding protein, which gives rise to MSDILLELDGVVAGYGDTHIIRNVSIRIPKGERLAIVGRNGVGKTTLLSTIMGQTRQHAGSIKLRGAAIDTLASHRRARLGIGIVPQTRDIFGSLTVEENLVAGLRNGSTLEEAYDLFPRLKERRSNGGRQLSGGEQQMLSIARALLGKPEIILLDEPLEGLAPVICEMLMDVFHKLADQGQTIVLVEQHVGLALKFAERVIALDQGKIVFEEEAAKLAANRTELDRFIGLSAQ